The window TTTTGGTCGCCTCTAGAAAGAAAAGGCGTCATTTGActcaattttttatattctaCAAAGGTATATCATTTCACCCGTCTGTTAcatataatgtaaaaaaataataaaaaattgatgaataaatttaacattcatacaaaGAAATTCATGCATCCAATAATATTGCTTAATGAGTATATATGGTTATCTCGTCTCACTAGGCTAACATATAATATAGTTCAACATAATTCCTAAGTTCTAATTAACCATCCATGCAATATCGGTTCATTTTGATTCAGTTTCCACTCACTCACTTAGTCGGTCTAATTGGCATTGCCTTCCTATATAGTCAACTTATTTTAATGATCAGGTTTAGGATTGTCAATATATCAAATAccatttattttataagaaatcaCTAGTaatctcatttttaaaaatatgtgtaCATGTTTATGTGCTCGAgtacaaaattaatttacataCACATACCGACAATTTTTTTGACGTCACAGGTACCGAGATAATAGTATCAAACGCATCATTATGTAATATACGGTATGTGATTATAATTAATCATGTTTACATTGACATTACGGTgtgtaattataaatatataatcaggTTTACATTGacatttttgactttttttgttttttagtttggtCGGTGTTAGTAAACTATATCTCAAAAACTATTCAAACTCATTTATATTCCTTCAAATTAGTTTTTGTCTAAGCAACTATAAAATTAGCAACTAGGAAAGTGCTAGAGTCGTTGCACTTGTTTATTATGAAACACGAAGAAGCACGGTGGCGCGTGGAAATTACCTAGAAACTACGAAGGGAAGACGTGAACGCCACTTCTTTCTCTCCTATCTCATCCCACTACAAATCTCAAGAAGATGCTACAATCCGAAACATGTCATACTTCAAAAGAAACGAAGGCACAATTTTTTTCGCGTTCGCGAGCATCGGGTTCGTAGCGTTTTACTGCATCAATTACTTCATCCGACGATGTAGAGACCGGTCTGCCTCAGCCGGGAACACGTCGGAGGAAGCTGGAATGAGTCCGAGGAGACCACCGCGAGGGCTTGACCCTGAGGCCATTGACTCGTGTCCTTCATTTGTTTACAAGGAAGCTAGAGGGATTAAGCCAGGTATAGGCGAGCTAGAATGCGTAGTGTGTTTGAATGAATTCAAAGACGACGAAACGCTCCGTTTGGTACCACCTTGTGTACATGTCTTTCATGCTGACTGTGTAGACATCTGGCTTTCTCATAGCTCCACATGCCCTATCTGTCGTGCTGATGTGGTTCTCTAATCGTGTTAGCTCACCTTTGCTTTACATTTTCCGTTCAAGAATTTGTATTTGTGAAT is drawn from Camelina sativa cultivar DH55 chromosome 8, Cs, whole genome shotgun sequence and contains these coding sequences:
- the LOC104707223 gene encoding RING-H2 finger protein ATL39, with the translated sequence MSYFKRNEGTIFFAFASIGFVAFYCINYFIRRCRDRSASAGNTSEEAGMSPRRPPRGLDPEAIDSCPSFVYKEARGIKPGIGELECVVCLNEFKDDETLRLVPPCVHVFHADCVDIWLSHSSTCPICRADVVL